In Coffea eugenioides isolate CCC68of unplaced genomic scaffold, Ceug_1.0 ScVebR1_953;HRSCAF=1722, whole genome shotgun sequence, a genomic segment contains:
- the LOC113759154 gene encoding dolichol-phosphate mannose synthase subunit 2-like has product MDLADKAVGLLLSVISLSVFTYYTFWVIILPFVDTDHFVHKYFLPQEYAILIPVFALAALLCFLCMFVGYVMLKSKKKKA; this is encoded by the exons ATGGATTTAGCAGACAAGGCCGTGGGGCTGCTGTTATCGGTAATCAGCTTGTCAGTTTTCACTTACTATACATTCTGGGTGATCATACTG CCGTTCGTTGATACTGATCATTTTGTGCACAAGTACTTTTTGCCTCAAGAATATGCCATTCTGATTCCGGTGTTTGCTCTTGCGGCGCTGCTTTGCTTCCTCTGCATGTTTGTTGGATATgtgatgctcaaatccaaaaAGAAGAAGGCATAA
- the LOC113759156 gene encoding dolichol-phosphate mannose synthase subunit 2-like: MDLADKAVGLLLSVISLSVFTYYTFWVIILPFVDTDNFVHKYFLPQEYAILIPVFALAALFCFLCMFVGYVMLKSKKKKA; this comes from the exons ATGGATTTAGCAGACAAGGCCGTGGGGCTGCTGTTATCGGTAATCAGCTTGTCAGTTTTCACTTACTATACATTCTGGGTGATCATACTG CCGTTCGTTGATACTGATAATTTTGTGCACAAGTACTTTTTGCCTCAAGAATATGCCATTCTGATTCCGGTGTTTGCTCTTGCGGCGCTGTTTTGCTTCCTCTGCATGTTTGTTGGATATgtgatgctcaaatccaaaaAGAAGAAGGCATAA